Proteins from one Pyrobaculum neutrophilum V24Sta genomic window:
- a CDS encoding nicotinate phosphoribosyltransferase, whose translation MFYTASPEDVVSGKTTDIYFLRTVEVLKNAGLTDVKVRAEFHLSSLPKDYRWGLFTGLKEVLELLRGRRVTVYAMPEGTAFYENEPVMVIEGPYLEFAVLETAILGILRHYSSISTKAARVKKAAGGKTCLFFGARALHPAVQPMADRAAYIGGCDGVATVKGAEMLGVKPSGTMPHALMIIFRAAMGDHTLAWLWFDRSVPPDVPRIVLADTFLDEREEALLAARMLGPRLHGVRLDTPGSRRGNMRRIVEEVRWALDLHGYRDVKIYVSGGLDEPQVAALRDVVDGFGVGTAIAFPPSIDLSMDIVEVEVGGRWVPITKRGKLPGFKQVYKCGSRRAVAKWGEPAPCGEPLLQKWIEEGALVKTPPSDSEIREYVLRQLAELE comes from the coding sequence ATGTTTTACACGGCGTCGCCTGAGGATGTAGTCTCGGGGAAGACCACGGACATCTACTTCCTGAGGACGGTGGAGGTTTTAAAAAACGCGGGTCTCACAGACGTCAAAGTGAGAGCCGAGTTCCACCTCTCCTCCCTCCCCAAGGACTACAGGTGGGGTCTTTTCACGGGGCTTAAGGAGGTGCTCGAGCTGCTGAGGGGCAGGAGGGTCACCGTCTACGCCATGCCGGAGGGGACAGCATTCTACGAGAACGAGCCGGTTATGGTCATAGAGGGGCCATACCTCGAATTCGCCGTGTTGGAGACGGCCATCCTGGGCATACTTAGGCACTACTCCAGCATTTCCACAAAGGCGGCTCGGGTGAAAAAGGCCGCTGGGGGCAAGACCTGCCTCTTCTTTGGGGCAAGGGCGTTGCACCCCGCGGTGCAGCCTATGGCGGATAGGGCTGCCTATATAGGCGGCTGCGACGGCGTGGCCACGGTGAAAGGCGCCGAGATGCTCGGCGTAAAGCCCTCGGGCACCATGCCCCACGCCCTAATGATAATCTTCCGCGCCGCCATGGGCGACCACACGCTGGCCTGGCTGTGGTTCGACAGGTCGGTGCCCCCGGACGTGCCCCGGATCGTGCTGGCGGACACCTTCCTCGACGAGAGGGAGGAGGCGCTTCTGGCGGCCAGGATGTTAGGCCCTAGGCTACACGGGGTTAGGCTCGACACGCCGGGTAGCAGACGGGGAAATATGAGGAGGATAGTGGAGGAGGTGAGGTGGGCCCTCGATCTGCACGGGTATAGAGACGTCAAGATATACGTCAGCGGAGGGCTAGACGAGCCTCAGGTGGCTGCGCTACGCGATGTGGTGGACGGCTTCGGCGTGGGGACAGCCATCGCCTTCCCGCCCTCGATAGACCTCTCCATGGACATAGTGGAGGTGGAGGTGGGGGGGAGGTGGGTCCCCATAACCAAGAGGGGGAAGCTCCCCGGCTTTAAACAGGTGTACAAATGCGGTAGCCGGCGCGCGGTTGCCAAATGGGGGGAGCCGGCGCCGTGCGGCGAGCCGCTACTGCAGAAGTGGATCGAGGAGGGGGCCCTGGTGAAGACGCCTCCCAGCGACTCCGAAATCAGGGAGTACGTCCTAAGGCAACTGGCCGAGCTTGAGTAG
- a CDS encoding YkgJ family cysteine cluster protein has product MWKNASWFEVKFRCIKCGICCIGTEMELLADDIARITSRGYKLEEFAEERDGVYRLKNVDGHCVFYDPSTRSCRIYDIRPVGCRLYPLIYDGEKVDVDRTCPTWDTVPQEEIKRLGRYVVEFLREAELTRIKIRLRT; this is encoded by the coding sequence GTGTGGAAAAACGCCAGCTGGTTCGAGGTGAAGTTTAGGTGTATCAAATGCGGCATCTGTTGCATAGGGACTGAGATGGAGCTGCTTGCCGACGACATAGCTCGTATAACGTCGAGGGGCTACAAACTGGAGGAATTCGCCGAGGAGCGAGACGGCGTGTATAGGCTGAAGAACGTCGACGGCCACTGCGTCTTCTACGACCCAAGCACCAGGAGCTGTAGGATCTACGACATAAGGCCCGTGGGGTGCCGCCTCTACCCCCTCATCTACGATGGGGAGAAGGTGGACGTGGATAGGACCTGCCCCACGTGGGACACGGTTCCGCAGGAGGAGATAAAGAGGCTGGGCAGATACGTCGTGGAGTTCCTTAGGGAGGCGGAGCTGACCAGGATAAAGATCAGGCTAAGGACTTGA
- a CDS encoding GTP cyclohydrolase IIa — MHGVVVVELKGYREWTESLGPRREHIIQQVQSRIQAAVWRSFTAVGALPHHFRYDFYIALVNGVSLDLVKRAVEKAARASPVGAGFCLGVGETPYEAYLRCGGGGGGAASPAVVAHMDVINSTEATRRNGPLDVYLKVVKLLGQLGERCKDLGCMAFYLGGDNIALFLPSPNAIYSILDGVDLRVRVGVGVAKRPYNAFVRATWALDRLRSAGREGVEVVK; from the coding sequence GTGCACGGGGTTGTGGTTGTGGAGCTCAAGGGCTATAGGGAGTGGACCGAGAGCCTTGGCCCACGCCGGGAGCACATAATACAGCAGGTCCAATCCAGGATCCAGGCCGCCGTCTGGAGGAGCTTCACAGCCGTGGGGGCTCTGCCCCACCACTTCAGATACGACTTCTACATAGCCCTAGTAAACGGGGTAAGTCTCGACCTCGTAAAACGCGCCGTGGAGAAAGCGGCTAGGGCTTCGCCTGTGGGGGCCGGCTTCTGCCTCGGCGTCGGCGAAACCCCCTACGAGGCCTACCTCAGATGCGGCGGAGGAGGGGGCGGAGCCGCCTCGCCAGCCGTTGTGGCGCATATGGACGTGATAAACAGCACCGAGGCGACTAGGCGAAACGGGCCTCTCGACGTGTATCTCAAGGTGGTTAAGCTCCTCGGCCAGCTGGGGGAGAGGTGTAAAGACCTCGGCTGCATGGCCTTCTACCTCGGCGGGGACAACATAGCGCTTTTCCTCCCAAGCCCCAACGCAATATACAGCATATTAGACGGCGTAGATCTAAGGGTGAGGGTGGGCGTCGGCGTTGCGAAAAGGCCATACAACGCCTTCGTAAGAGCCACATGGGCACTAGACCGACTTAGATCAGCCGGGAGAGAAGGCGTGGAGGTGGTAAAATGA
- a CDS encoding histone deacetylase family protein — protein MLVYFSEVFKGHVPPYRHPEAPDRLDFLIEGAREAGADIKEPRMREDVWQLVESVHDRSYVELVRRLCRKGDVQIDGDTYVSAGTCDAAALAVSAVVDAVDRKETALVAARPPGHHAGFAGRALSAPSQGFCIFNTAAIGALYVGEGAAVVDIDVHHGNGTQEILYDRDLLYISTHQHPLTLYPGTGYPEEVGVGRGEGYNVNVPLPPRTGDDLYAKAVDEVVVPVLKQYGPRLIIISLGWDAHREDPLADMNLTLKSYLYVFDAVLRLQKPTIFLLEGGYNRGVIKRGTKALVRLVDAGEFAPGESQTSTDGHTAKRYEEVMREVKSHVGRYWRL, from the coding sequence GTGTTGGTGTACTTCTCAGAGGTGTTCAAAGGCCACGTGCCTCCCTACCGGCACCCCGAGGCGCCGGACCGGCTGGACTTCCTCATAGAGGGCGCGCGCGAGGCCGGGGCCGACATAAAAGAGCCGAGGATGAGGGAAGACGTCTGGCAACTCGTCGAGTCGGTACACGACAGGAGCTACGTAGAGCTGGTGAGGCGCTTGTGTAGAAAAGGCGATGTGCAGATAGACGGGGACACCTACGTGTCCGCCGGGACATGCGACGCGGCGGCGCTTGCGGTCTCTGCCGTGGTAGACGCCGTTGATAGAAAGGAGACGGCCTTGGTCGCGGCGAGACCCCCCGGCCACCACGCCGGCTTTGCGGGCAGAGCGCTTTCGGCGCCTAGCCAAGGCTTCTGCATATTCAACACCGCGGCCATCGGCGCTCTCTATGTGGGCGAGGGCGCCGCCGTGGTGGACATAGACGTCCACCACGGAAACGGCACACAGGAGATACTATACGACAGAGACCTGCTCTACATCTCCACACACCAGCACCCGCTAACCCTCTACCCAGGCACAGGCTATCCGGAGGAGGTGGGCGTGGGGAGGGGGGAGGGCTACAACGTGAACGTGCCGTTGCCCCCCCGCACCGGGGACGACCTCTACGCCAAGGCGGTAGACGAGGTGGTGGTTCCCGTCCTCAAGCAGTACGGCCCCCGCCTAATAATTATCTCCCTGGGATGGGATGCACACAGGGAGGACCCCCTCGCCGACATGAACCTCACCCTCAAGAGCTACCTATACGTCTTCGACGCCGTCTTACGCCTCCAAAAGCCGACCATCTTCCTCCTGGAGGGGGGCTACAACCGCGGCGTTATAAAGAGGGGCACCAAGGCCCTCGTAAGACTCGTTGACGCGGGCGAGTTCGCCCCAGGCGAAAGCCAGACATCCACCGACGGCCACACCGCGAAGAGGTACGAGGAGGTCATGAGGGAGGTGAAGAGCCACGTGGGGAGGTACTGGAGGTTATAG
- a CDS encoding creatininase family protein produces MVCVLPIGSYEQHGPHLPPTVDAEVALYIASRLAERFGGRLLPPIYYTCSDEHRAFPQTISVRCRSFLPYLEDVLRSAVEKCGRVVAVVGHGGVWEAVSLTAQQLNYELGPSVLPINVWAYAAVRDHAGTDETSVYLAIGGRLTGDMPEICEGDVSLFGKMAVDRFSKTGVVGCLKPGEVSADRGREVLEKAVQKMVERVEWWLSRCTS; encoded by the coding sequence GTGGTCTGCGTGTTGCCCATCGGCTCATATGAGCAACACGGCCCGCACCTCCCCCCTACTGTAGACGCGGAGGTGGCTCTATACATCGCCTCTAGGCTGGCCGAGCGGTTCGGAGGCCGCCTCCTGCCGCCCATATACTACACCTGTAGCGACGAGCATAGGGCGTTTCCCCAGACCATATCTGTGAGGTGCCGAAGCTTCCTCCCATATCTAGAAGACGTGTTGAGATCGGCCGTGGAGAAATGCGGGAGAGTTGTGGCGGTGGTCGGCCACGGCGGGGTGTGGGAGGCCGTCAGCCTCACGGCCCAGCAGCTGAACTACGAGCTGGGGCCCTCGGTTTTGCCGATAAACGTGTGGGCCTACGCCGCCGTGAGAGACCACGCCGGGACAGACGAGACGAGCGTGTATCTGGCCATCGGGGGGAGGCTCACCGGCGACATGCCGGAGATCTGCGAAGGAGACGTCTCCCTATTCGGGAAGATGGCCGTAGACCGCTTTTCTAAAACCGGCGTTGTAGGCTGTCTCAAGCCGGGGGAGGTTTCGGCAGACAGAGGCAGGGAAGTTCTGGAAAAAGCGGTGCAAAAAATGGTGGAGCGGGTGGAGTGGTGGCTCAGCCGTTGCACTTCTTAA
- a CDS encoding 2,5-diamino-6-(ribosylamino)-4(3H)-pyrimidinone 5'-phosphate reductase, whose protein sequence is MRPYVYLAAAATIDGRIASKTGYSRLSCPHDLRRLHALRAAVDAVIVGANTAIVDNPRLTVRYVEGRNPLRVLIDGSLKAPTDLRMFDSSSPTIVFTTRKAPPEKAAELKARGVEVYVAEGDQVDPAEVLNVLYQRGVRKALLEGGGRTNWEFLSKCLVDEIVLTVTPYVFGSGVSLVEGAGFPTKEDAPFTLTLTSIKLCECGQEVVLTYRVRCKQ, encoded by the coding sequence ATGAGGCCCTACGTCTATTTAGCCGCGGCGGCCACCATAGACGGCAGGATAGCGAGTAAAACGGGCTACTCGCGCCTCTCCTGCCCCCACGACTTGAGAAGGCTACACGCACTAAGGGCGGCCGTCGACGCCGTGATAGTGGGCGCAAACACAGCCATAGTGGACAACCCCAGGCTCACCGTGAGATACGTGGAGGGGAGGAACCCCCTCCGCGTGCTAATCGACGGATCCCTAAAGGCGCCAACTGACCTACGTATGTTCGACTCCTCCTCCCCCACCATCGTCTTCACCACCAGGAAAGCCCCGCCGGAGAAGGCGGCTGAGCTCAAGGCGCGGGGCGTTGAGGTCTACGTGGCGGAGGGCGACCAAGTGGACCCAGCTGAGGTTCTCAACGTCCTGTACCAACGCGGCGTGAGGAAGGCGCTGTTGGAGGGAGGCGGGAGGACGAACTGGGAGTTCCTATCTAAGTGCCTCGTCGACGAGATAGTGCTCACCGTGACGCCCTACGTCTTCGGAAGCGGAGTCTCCCTCGTGGAGGGAGCCGGCTTCCCGACGAAGGAGGACGCCCCCTTCACCCTAACGCTCACCTCCATAAAGCTGTGCGAATGCGGGCAGGAGGTGGTGCTGACATACCGCGTTAGATGTAAACAATAG
- a CDS encoding 3,4-dihydroxy-2-butanone-4-phosphate synthase, giving the protein MNPKFTVLLEEAIKALRAGRLVMLYDGDGREAEVDFVVRGDAVTPALVHWLRRNAGGLLCFVTTREVGEALGLEFLSEYYGRRGFSTRAPYGDEPAFMGYVNHVKTKTGIRDRDKALTVRELSRVVELALRNPEAAREEFAKSFYMPGHVPVLGGRLGARWGHTELALILAKAAGLPPALVIIEALGESQEALPLEDAEKLAEALGIPLVRGEEVKSLA; this is encoded by the coding sequence ATGAACCCTAAGTTTACTGTGCTTCTCGAGGAGGCGATAAAGGCGCTTAGGGCAGGCCGCCTCGTGATGCTCTACGACGGCGACGGCAGAGAGGCTGAGGTGGATTTCGTGGTACGCGGCGACGCGGTCACCCCAGCCCTAGTCCACTGGCTGAGGCGAAACGCGGGAGGGCTACTCTGCTTCGTCACGACAAGGGAGGTGGGCGAGGCGCTGGGGCTGGAGTTCCTCAGCGAATACTACGGGAGGAGGGGCTTCTCCACGCGGGCTCCCTACGGCGACGAGCCTGCCTTCATGGGCTACGTAAACCACGTCAAAACCAAAACCGGCATTAGAGATAGAGACAAGGCCCTCACCGTGAGAGAGCTCTCGAGGGTTGTGGAACTCGCGTTGAGGAACCCGGAGGCCGCAAGAGAGGAGTTCGCCAAAAGCTTCTACATGCCGGGGCACGTCCCCGTGCTCGGGGGCAGGCTGGGGGCTAGGTGGGGCCACACAGAGCTGGCCCTGATCTTGGCCAAGGCCGCGGGGCTCCCGCCGGCTCTCGTGATCATCGAGGCGCTTGGCGAAAGCCAAGAGGCGCTTCCCTTGGAAGACGCCGAAAAGCTCGCCGAGGCCCTGGGAATCCCCCTTGTGAGGGGGGAGGAGGTCAAGTCCTTAGCCTGA
- a CDS encoding ATP-dependent DNA helicase → MEPFPYGEFRPRQREIFERVYETLTAGGVLLINAPTGLGKTAAVLSAAVKYIAEGGGAVHYVVRTRSELEPPVRELSRIIQRGFGVDYAVIKSRQDMCCYPQLRRLSYLEFLAECNLLRSSGRCAYYPPRDVETPLKSVDAYVRFLCAAGSCPYEYAKERLARASLVISTYYYVFGRERPALWNKAVIVDEAHSLFEAVAHLHAVEIPESEVRAAYREAKKFGFLEEAAKIYGVLTFIRRTSGVIEVGDVLGLVGDLELDAAILEISRRKAERRLNPYTPLLLLKELREALRSGVRYFGEVKDGEGGRRLVLQPLDPATLVKNALRGVKSVVYLSGTLPVELFAEALGEAKYRYVDIPFGEYIPRQNYLAVVDIGVTTRYGERGEEMYVEIARRLAHAINISPGGVLAVFPSYEVLKGVKKYLRISIPHWYEGGEAGLGDLPDKFFIGAVARGRYTEGVEYVRDGRNLLSTVVVVGVPYPEPTPYLERRVEMLKPRLGEKAWGAVYLYQAVVAVRQAMGRLFRSPKDRGVLIFLDRRYAEPELWGALADVLQGSLVVNSVEEVLGEVERFLGGG, encoded by the coding sequence GTGGAGCCCTTTCCCTACGGCGAGTTTAGACCACGGCAACGGGAGATCTTCGAGAGGGTTTACGAAACGCTTACCGCTGGGGGGGTACTGCTGATCAACGCCCCCACCGGCCTCGGCAAAACCGCGGCCGTCTTAAGCGCCGCCGTGAAGTACATAGCCGAGGGCGGCGGCGCCGTCCACTACGTCGTGAGGACCCGGTCCGAGCTCGAGCCGCCGGTGAGAGAGCTGTCGAGGATAATACAGCGGGGCTTCGGCGTAGACTATGCAGTCATCAAGAGCAGACAAGACATGTGTTGCTACCCCCAGCTCAGGAGACTGAGCTACCTGGAGTTCCTCGCCGAGTGCAACCTCCTGAGGAGCTCCGGGAGATGCGCCTACTACCCCCCACGCGACGTGGAGACCCCCCTCAAGAGCGTGGACGCCTACGTCAGATTCCTCTGCGCAGCTGGGAGTTGCCCGTATGAATACGCTAAAGAGAGGCTTGCGCGCGCCAGCTTGGTCATATCGACGTACTACTACGTATTTGGGCGGGAGCGCCCCGCCCTGTGGAACAAAGCCGTCATAGTCGACGAGGCCCACTCCCTGTTTGAGGCGGTGGCGCATCTACACGCAGTCGAGATCCCGGAGTCTGAGGTGAGAGCCGCCTACAGAGAGGCCAAGAAGTTCGGCTTTCTGGAGGAGGCCGCCAAGATATATGGCGTTTTGACCTTCATCAGGAGGACGTCCGGCGTCATCGAAGTCGGCGACGTCCTCGGCTTGGTGGGAGATCTCGAGCTAGACGCCGCTATCTTGGAAATATCGAGGAGGAAGGCCGAGAGGAGGCTCAACCCCTACACCCCCCTCCTCCTGCTGAAGGAGCTGAGGGAGGCGCTTAGGAGCGGCGTTAGATACTTCGGGGAGGTGAAAGACGGCGAGGGGGGCAGGAGGCTGGTCCTGCAACCGCTGGATCCGGCTACGTTGGTGAAAAACGCTCTGAGGGGCGTAAAAAGCGTTGTCTACCTAAGCGGGACGCTCCCAGTGGAGCTCTTCGCGGAGGCTCTTGGGGAGGCCAAATACCGCTACGTCGACATCCCCTTTGGGGAGTACATCCCGCGGCAGAACTACCTCGCGGTGGTGGATATAGGCGTTACGACGAGATACGGCGAGCGTGGCGAGGAGATGTATGTGGAGATCGCGCGGAGGCTTGCACACGCCATCAACATATCGCCGGGCGGCGTGTTGGCGGTTTTCCCCTCCTACGAGGTGCTGAAGGGGGTGAAGAAGTACCTACGCATATCGATACCCCACTGGTACGAGGGGGGCGAGGCGGGCTTGGGAGACCTACCCGACAAGTTCTTCATCGGGGCTGTGGCAAGGGGGAGATACACAGAAGGCGTGGAGTACGTAAGAGACGGCCGAAACCTCCTATCTACGGTCGTCGTGGTGGGGGTCCCCTATCCCGAGCCAACGCCGTATCTAGAGAGGCGGGTGGAAATGCTGAAGCCTAGGCTGGGAGAAAAGGCGTGGGGCGCCGTCTATCTATACCAGGCGGTGGTGGCCGTAAGGCAAGCCATGGGCAGGCTATTCAGAAGCCCAAAAGACCGGGGGGTGTTGATATTCCTAGATAGGAGGTATGCAGAGCCGGAGCTCTGGGGCGCCCTCGCAGATGTGTTGCAGGGCTCCCTTGTGGTAAACAGCGTCGAGGAAGTCCTCGGCGAGGTGGAGCGCTTTCTAGGGGGCGGCTAG